In a single window of the Diospyros lotus cultivar Yz01 chromosome 10, ASM1463336v1, whole genome shotgun sequence genome:
- the LOC127812032 gene encoding actin-related protein 2/3 complex subunit 4 isoform X2 produces MAAALRLYLTCIRNTLEAAMCLQNFPCQEVERHNKPEVELKTSPELLLNPVKQADELENILTKKFLRFLSMRAEAFQVLRRKPVQGYDISFLITNYHCEEMQKQKLIDFIVQFMEDIDKEISELKLSVNTRGRLVATEFLKQFI; encoded by the exons ATG GCTGCGGCTTTGCGATTGTACTTGACTTGCATAAGGAATACTCTCGAGGCTGCCATGTGCTTACAG AACTTCCCTTGTCAAGAAGTTGAAAGACATAACAAACCGGAGGTTGAACTAAA GACCAGTCCAGAGCTGCTACTAAACCCA GTAAAGCAAGCAGATGAACTAGAAAACATACTAACAAAAAAGTTCCTTAGATTTTTGTCTATGCGAGCAGAAGCATTTCAAGTATTGAGGAGAAAGCCAGTTCAG GGATATGATATTAGTTTTCTTATTACGAACTACCACTGTGAGGAAATGCAGAAGCAAAAGCTCATAGATTTTATTGTGCAATTCATGGAG GACATCGACAAGGAGATTAGCGAATTAAAATTGTCAGTCAACACGCGAGGGAGGCTCGTGGCAACCGAATTTCTGAAGCAATTTATCTGA
- the LOC127812032 gene encoding actin-related protein 2/3 complex subunit 4 isoform X1 gives MAAALRLYLTCIRNTLEAAMCLQNFPCQEVERHNKPEVELKTSPELLLNPVLICRNEAEKCLIETSINSLRISLKVKQADELENILTKKFLRFLSMRAEAFQVLRRKPVQGYDISFLITNYHCEEMQKQKLIDFIVQFMEDIDKEISELKLSVNTRGRLVATEFLKQFI, from the exons ATG GCTGCGGCTTTGCGATTGTACTTGACTTGCATAAGGAATACTCTCGAGGCTGCCATGTGCTTACAG AACTTCCCTTGTCAAGAAGTTGAAAGACATAACAAACCGGAGGTTGAACTAAA GACCAGTCCAGAGCTGCTACTAAACCCA GTTTTAATATGTCGAAATGAGGCTGAAAAATGCTTGATTGAAACGTCCATAAATTCACTGCGTATAAGCCTCAAG GTAAAGCAAGCAGATGAACTAGAAAACATACTAACAAAAAAGTTCCTTAGATTTTTGTCTATGCGAGCAGAAGCATTTCAAGTATTGAGGAGAAAGCCAGTTCAG GGATATGATATTAGTTTTCTTATTACGAACTACCACTGTGAGGAAATGCAGAAGCAAAAGCTCATAGATTTTATTGTGCAATTCATGGAG GACATCGACAAGGAGATTAGCGAATTAAAATTGTCAGTCAACACGCGAGGGAGGCTCGTGGCAACCGAATTTCTGAAGCAATTTATCTGA